Proteins from a genomic interval of Niabella soli DSM 19437:
- a CDS encoding CTP synthase codes for MAKYVFVTGGVSSSLGKGIIAASLAKLLQARGLRVTIQKFDPYINIDPGTLNPYEHGECYVTEDGAETDLDLGHYERFLNIFTSQANNVTTGRIYQTVINKEREGAYLGKTVQVVPHITNEIKRRMMELGTTGLYDVVITEIGGTIGDIESLPFVEAIRQLQWELPDEDTVVIHLTLIPYLKAAKELKTKPTQHSVRMLSQEGVRPDIIVCRTEKPLSPELRRKIAQFCNVRQEAVIESADQSTIYEVPMAMLREKLDLTVLKIMGITEYQEPELTKWRAFLDKLKYPKSVVRIGLIGKYLELQDAYKSILEAFVHAGAVNECQVQIVNVHSEYITPENVGEKLAGLDGLLVAPGFGLRGVEGKITAVQFARENGLPFFGICLGMQMAAIEYARNVLGLKGANSTEMDKEAADPVIDLMESQKNITEKGGTMRLGAYDCELKEGSLAASIYGTQQISERHRHRWEFNNRYLEAFEKTGMITSGKNPESGLVEVIELPAHPFFIGVQFHPELKSTVENPHPIFVRFVGAALSHAAEHSVTVKKSDTVNVDL; via the coding sequence ATGGCTAAGTATGTATTTGTAACCGGTGGAGTATCTTCATCGTTGGGAAAAGGAATTATTGCAGCGTCGCTGGCAAAGCTGTTGCAGGCAAGGGGACTGCGGGTTACGATACAAAAGTTTGATCCCTATATCAATATCGATCCGGGCACGCTCAACCCTTACGAGCATGGAGAATGTTATGTAACGGAGGATGGTGCGGAAACCGACCTGGACCTGGGGCATTACGAGCGTTTTCTGAACATTTTCACCTCCCAGGCAAATAATGTAACCACGGGGCGCATCTATCAAACGGTTATCAACAAAGAAAGGGAAGGGGCTTATCTGGGAAAAACGGTGCAGGTGGTGCCGCATATTACCAACGAGATCAAGCGCCGGATGATGGAACTGGGAACCACCGGTTTATATGATGTGGTGATCACCGAGATCGGGGGTACCATCGGTGATATTGAAAGCCTTCCGTTTGTGGAAGCCATCCGTCAATTACAATGGGAACTCCCGGATGAGGATACAGTAGTGATCCATCTTACCCTGATCCCTTATTTAAAAGCAGCAAAAGAGTTAAAAACAAAACCTACCCAGCACAGCGTACGGATGCTGAGCCAGGAGGGCGTAAGGCCGGATATTATCGTTTGCCGTACCGAAAAACCGCTGTCGCCGGAACTGCGCCGTAAAATCGCACAGTTTTGTAACGTACGCCAGGAGGCGGTTATAGAGTCGGCAGATCAGTCTACCATTTATGAAGTGCCAATGGCGATGCTGCGCGAAAAGTTGGATCTTACGGTGCTGAAGATCATGGGGATCACGGAATACCAGGAGCCGGAATTAACGAAATGGCGGGCTTTCCTGGATAAGTTGAAATATCCGAAATCAGTGGTGCGTATCGGGCTGATCGGTAAATATCTCGAATTGCAGGATGCCTATAAATCAATCCTGGAAGCCTTTGTACACGCCGGGGCCGTGAATGAATGTCAGGTGCAGATCGTAAATGTGCACAGTGAATACATCACCCCTGAAAATGTTGGAGAAAAGCTGGCGGGACTGGATGGTTTGCTGGTGGCGCCGGGTTTTGGTTTAAGAGGGGTGGAAGGCAAGATCACGGCAGTGCAGTTTGCGCGCGAAAACGGATTGCCGTTCTTTGGTATTTGCCTCGGAATGCAGATGGCTGCTATTGAATATGCGCGGAACGTACTCGGATTAAAGGGCGCCAACTCCACTGAAATGGATAAGGAGGCCGCAGACCCAGTGATCGACCTGATGGAAAGCCAGAAGAACATAACGGAAAAGGGCGGTACCATGCGCCTGGGGGCCTATGATTGCGAGCTGAAAGAAGGGTCGCTGGCGGCATCCATTTACGGCACACAACAGATAAGCGAACGCCACCGCCATCGCTGGGAGTTTAATAACCGTTACCTGGAAGCTTTTGAAAAAACAGGCATGATCACCAGTGGTAAAAACCCCGAAAGCGGTTTGGTAGAAGTGATTGAGTTACCCGCCCATCCGTTCTTTATCGGCGTTCAATTTCACCCCGAACTGAAAAGCACAGTGGAAAATCCGCATCCCATTTTCGTAAGGTTTGTGGGCGCCGCCCTGAGCCATGCCGCCGAGCATAGCGTGACGGTTAAAAAAAGTGATACGGTAAACGTTGATTTATAA
- the yidC gene encoding membrane protein insertase YidC, with protein MNFDRNTIIGFAVLAVLFFFYFYYNNLQQGQYQKDQARKDSIAKAALPKVDSAALRLDSLRADSQRHVTSAGQFVKAANGAEQLVYVENKVFKIAFTNKGGQPKYVELKNFKNALDSQHVKLAGSDFNKISYAINTAANQSAQTGDLYFSNGTVTPGPDGSQIVTFGLKGGDSTATNYVTHQFIIYPDDYKIDFNITLAQPGSLLSQGTLNMLWQYDAQQQESDIDFEKQNTQIGYMLNGEFDYHTIGRKDRVDFDKNVGWIGVRQRFFNTFLWAKDQFSGGKMTWSIPTNASEHDIVKTVATMQLKVPAGNATATVPMSIYYGPADYNILKKYDNGFSKLVNLGQGMYTFVRPLNQFIIIPVFNFMKSIVGSFGLVIALLTLVIRLIISPLTYKSYLSGAKMKVLRPEIAALKEKFGGDQQAMSMEQMKLFREAGVNPLGGCIPALFQIPIFFALYSFFNSSVDLRGAAFLWTHDLSAFDAPIKFGMNIPLIGSHLSLFTITAVVTSLLISIYSMSMTPDQNNPMMKYMPYIFPVFLLFIFNKLPSALTWYYTVSNIITLALQFVIQNYIIDHDKILANMQENRKKPKTKSKWQERLEQMQEQQKQMQAQRKK; from the coding sequence ATGAATTTCGACCGGAATACGATCATAGGGTTTGCAGTGTTAGCAGTGCTCTTTTTCTTTTATTTTTATTACAATAACCTGCAGCAGGGCCAATATCAAAAAGACCAGGCGCGGAAGGATTCCATCGCCAAAGCGGCGCTGCCTAAAGTGGATTCAGCTGCCTTGCGGTTAGATTCTTTGCGTGCAGACTCTCAGCGGCACGTTACCAGCGCAGGGCAATTTGTAAAGGCCGCCAACGGAGCAGAACAACTGGTATATGTTGAAAATAAAGTGTTCAAAATAGCTTTCACCAATAAAGGCGGGCAACCCAAATATGTAGAATTAAAGAATTTTAAAAATGCGCTGGACAGTCAGCACGTAAAGCTGGCCGGGTCCGATTTTAATAAGATCAGTTATGCAATCAATACTGCCGCTAATCAAAGCGCGCAGACCGGCGATCTTTATTTCAGCAACGGCACGGTTACACCGGGTCCCGATGGGTCGCAGATCGTAACTTTTGGATTAAAAGGCGGCGACAGTACGGCGACAAATTATGTAACGCATCAGTTTATTATTTACCCGGATGATTATAAGATCGATTTTAATATCACCCTGGCACAACCGGGCAGTTTATTGTCGCAGGGAACCCTGAATATGTTATGGCAATACGATGCTCAACAACAGGAGTCGGATATCGATTTTGAAAAGCAGAACACCCAGATCGGTTATATGCTGAACGGGGAATTCGATTACCATACTATCGGCCGGAAAGACCGTGTTGATTTTGATAAAAACGTCGGCTGGATCGGTGTACGGCAGCGCTTCTTTAATACCTTCCTTTGGGCCAAAGACCAATTCTCCGGTGGAAAAATGACCTGGTCGATTCCTACAAACGCCTCAGAACATGATATTGTAAAAACCGTTGCCACCATGCAATTGAAAGTGCCGGCGGGAAATGCCACCGCCACTGTGCCAATGAGCATCTATTACGGGCCGGCCGATTATAATATCCTGAAGAAATACGACAATGGTTTTAGTAAGCTGGTAAACCTGGGACAGGGCATGTACACTTTTGTACGCCCCTTGAACCAGTTCATCATTATCCCGGTTTTTAATTTTATGAAAAGCATCGTGGGTAGCTTTGGTCTCGTGATTGCCTTGCTGACCCTGGTGATCCGTTTGATCATTTCACCGCTGACGTATAAAAGCTACCTGAGCGGTGCGAAAATGAAAGTACTGCGCCCGGAAATTGCCGCCTTAAAAGAAAAATTTGGCGGCGACCAGCAGGCGATGAGCATGGAACAGATGAAACTGTTTCGTGAGGCAGGCGTGAATCCGTTGGGCGGATGTATACCCGCGCTATTCCAGATCCCCATCTTCTTTGCCTTGTATAGTTTCTTTAATTCGAGCGTGGATCTGAGAGGGGCCGCATTTTTATGGACACATGATCTTTCAGCGTTTGATGCGCCGATAAAATTTGGAATGAATATTCCTTTGATCGGTAGTCACCTGAGCTTATTCACTATTACCGCGGTGGTAACCAGTTTGCTGATCTCTATTTACAGCATGAGCATGACGCCGGATCAGAACAACCCGATGATGAAGTATATGCCGTACATTTTCCCGGTATTCCTTTTGTTTATTTTTAATAAGCTTCCATCGGCACTTACCTGGTACTATACCGTGTCCAATATTATTACGCTGGCACTGCAATTTGTAATACAGAATTACATCATCGATCATGATAAGATACTGGCCAATATGCAGGAAAACCGCAAGAAGCCCAAAACCAAGTCCAAATGGCAGGAGCGGCTGGAGCAGATGCAGGAGCAGCAAAAGCAAATGCAGGCACAACGTAAAAAGTAA
- a CDS encoding SusC/RagA family TonB-linked outer membrane protein, translating to MTKYLLLIPLLAGWFTAGAQQRFIAKDRAAHAYWMDSLARQPLQQQQQMIANRLTGDTAIAFQRPVCVVGFTGEQRKKLQANETERLKNKITGIPAPLIIINGNLVNGDYYSTPDPVKYLALSWFISTASFKKIEVLTDAASVAIYGSRAANGLLVMELTDKKELKPLQALYPEKDFVSVKYNNNKLHSVHMERYGKTLRLNNLDKVAFARNDDPPVTPLASVAPEALPSR from the coding sequence ATGACAAAATACTTACTGCTGATACCGCTTTTAGCCGGTTGGTTTACGGCCGGTGCCCAGCAGCGGTTTATCGCCAAAGACAGGGCTGCCCATGCTTACTGGATGGATAGCCTTGCCCGGCAGCCGCTGCAACAACAACAACAGATGATTGCCAACCGGCTGACCGGCGACACGGCTATTGCCTTTCAGCGACCTGTTTGTGTTGTAGGCTTTACCGGCGAACAACGAAAAAAGCTCCAGGCTAATGAAACAGAACGCCTGAAAAATAAAATAACCGGCATTCCGGCCCCGCTGATCATCATTAACGGAAACTTAGTGAACGGCGATTATTATTCCACCCCCGATCCCGTAAAATACCTGGCGCTTAGCTGGTTTATCAGCACCGCCTCCTTTAAAAAAATAGAAGTTCTAACGGATGCCGCATCAGTGGCGATCTATGGCTCCCGCGCCGCCAACGGTTTGCTGGTTATGGAATTAACAGACAAAAAAGAGCTGAAGCCGCTTCAGGCGCTTTATCCGGAAAAAGATTTTGTTTCAGTCAAATACAACAACAACAAACTGCATTCCGTCCATATGGAACGTTATGGCAAAACCCTCCGGTTAAATAATCTGGATAAGGTTGCTTTTGCACGAAATGATGATCCACCGGTCACCCCCCTGGCAAGCGTAGCACCGGAGGCATTGCCCAGCCGGTAG
- a CDS encoding TonB-dependent receptor plug domain-containing protein has product MKFIVLLLLSACCISTTNAQPGMHSSNAPLFVIDSIIVGRELGGINPVDIQSITVLKDAASASIYGSAAQNGVVIIKTKAPSKYNFVPLKTLLLQYNIPLDTMSLFIINNKPVGDTGLLKLDANNIKSAVLYSKGFNYLPPPYGTLKVIQIFTKDYDPNALSPANKPGTIMIRGEKPGEG; this is encoded by the coding sequence ATGAAATTTATAGTGCTGTTGTTGTTATCGGCCTGTTGTATTAGTACCACCAATGCCCAGCCCGGCATGCATTCGTCAAATGCGCCCCTTTTTGTTATCGATTCCATTATTGTTGGACGAGAATTAGGGGGTATTAATCCTGTTGATATTCAATCTATTACAGTTTTAAAAGACGCCGCATCTGCCAGTATTTACGGATCGGCTGCACAAAACGGGGTTGTGATAATAAAGACAAAAGCACCCTCCAAATACAACTTTGTTCCACTGAAGACACTTCTGCTTCAATACAATATCCCTTTGGATACAATGAGCCTTTTCATCATTAACAACAAGCCGGTCGGGGATACAGGTTTATTAAAACTGGATGCCAACAATATTAAATCGGCAGTATTGTATTCAAAAGGCTTTAATTATCTGCCTCCTCCGTATGGCACCCTGAAAGTGATCCAGATTTTTACAAAAGATTACGACCCCAATGCCCTGTCACCCGCTAATAAACCCGGCACTATTATGATCCGTGGCGAAAAACCCGGTGAGGGGTAA
- a CDS encoding radical SAM protein, translating into MALTTSPYLLYSDGNGTIFEDTSLYALGRSGWDALPVPVSEWIELPDGGSLYELPERVGIGIDVKTGELRLCEKGWAVAAFIPPAHTGFYISAFETKPGAPTLPLFCYTAVGWHNDKFYVPAVRIEQDIRQECAGFDADKVQTGVTHLTQAYPHNRLVQHLANNCALTYHCPAARNYFIGRWECPVPASPACNANCVGCISLQPDEETIVSTQDRLSFKPSVEEIVEFTVPHLETAPYPLISFGQGCEGEPLLMWETLEKAIIEIRKHTQKGSININTNGSKPDAVKRLCEAGLNSIRVSTNSARSEIYMPYYRPNNYQFEDIVESLKVVNSFGGWTSINYFVFPGMTDSIAEYEALRKLIKETGLKMIQWRNFNIDPDWYLGKINVSDTGECMGVKQLMELIKEEFPHLKYGYYNPPIERIKGKYEADFAH; encoded by the coding sequence ATGGCTTTAACAACTTCTCCTTATCTTTTATATTCTGACGGTAACGGAACTATTTTTGAAGATACCAGCCTGTATGCTTTAGGGCGCAGTGGCTGGGACGCGCTCCCTGTTCCCGTATCCGAATGGATCGAACTGCCCGATGGTGGCTCGCTCTATGAGTTACCGGAGCGAGTGGGCATCGGCATTGATGTAAAAACAGGTGAACTGCGGCTTTGTGAAAAAGGATGGGCGGTAGCCGCCTTCATCCCCCCGGCCCATACCGGTTTTTATATCTCCGCCTTTGAAACAAAACCCGGCGCACCTACCCTGCCTCTGTTTTGTTACACGGCTGTAGGTTGGCACAACGATAAATTTTATGTCCCCGCGGTTCGTATTGAACAGGACATCCGCCAGGAATGCGCGGGTTTTGATGCGGATAAAGTACAAACAGGGGTAACCCATCTCACCCAGGCCTACCCGCATAACCGCCTGGTGCAACATCTTGCCAACAATTGTGCACTTACTTATCATTGTCCTGCTGCAAGAAACTATTTTATCGGCCGCTGGGAATGTCCCGTACCGGCCTCACCCGCGTGCAATGCCAACTGTGTGGGTTGTATCTCGCTGCAGCCCGATGAAGAAACCATTGTATCCACACAGGACCGGCTGAGCTTTAAACCTTCGGTTGAAGAGATTGTAGAGTTTACCGTACCCCACCTGGAAACAGCACCTTATCCGCTTATCAGCTTTGGGCAAGGCTGTGAAGGCGAACCGCTGCTGATGTGGGAGACGCTTGAAAAAGCGATTATTGAGATCCGCAAACACACACAAAAAGGCAGCATCAACATCAACACCAATGGCTCTAAACCCGATGCCGTAAAGCGTTTGTGTGAAGCAGGCCTCAATTCTATTCGCGTGAGCACCAACAGCGCCCGCAGCGAAATTTATATGCCGTATTATCGCCCCAACAATTACCAGTTTGAGGATATTGTGGAAAGTCTGAAAGTAGTAAATAGTTTTGGTGGCTGGACCTCCATCAATTATTTTGTTTTCCCGGGCATGACAGATAGTATTGCCGAATATGAAGCCCTGCGCAAACTGATAAAAGAAACCGGGCTGAAGATGATCCAGTGGCGGAATTTTAATATTGATCCGGACTGGTACCTGGGCAAGATTAATGTAAGTGATACGGGCGAGTGCATGGGCGTAAAGCAATTGATGGAGCTGATAAAAGAAGAATTTCCCCATTTAAAATACGGGTATTACAACCCACCGATAGAGCGTATTAAAGGAAAGTACGAAGCAGATTTTGCGCATTAG
- a CDS encoding agmatinase family protein codes for MLDLTNFDQNGVANPNNNVFGLPSTEENADLIIINVPWEVTVSYGAGTARAPESILKASMQVDLYDPDYPDMWKRGFYLQPTDRTVLLKSDFLRKEAELYIDYISKGEALFKNQFMCRTIREVNEGGGYLNNWVYEQAKKYFDQHKLVCLLGGDHSTPLGLYKALAEKHGEFGILQIDAHCDLRKAYEGFVYSHASIMYNTLNEIPEVKNIVQVGVRDFGQDEWEYIKNSDYRVITYFDKEIKERQYEGDTFRNIAEEIVSKLPQKVHISFDIDGLDPKLCPDTGTPVPGGFELDRMFFLFKKILESGRQLIGFDLVEIGVGETDWNANVGARVLYKLCSMLAASNN; via the coding sequence ATGTTAGATTTAACGAATTTTGATCAGAACGGAGTAGCTAACCCCAACAATAATGTTTTCGGTTTACCCAGCACTGAGGAAAATGCAGATCTTATCATTATTAATGTGCCCTGGGAAGTAACCGTAAGTTATGGAGCCGGTACGGCAAGGGCGCCGGAAAGTATCCTGAAAGCAAGTATGCAGGTAGATTTATATGACCCCGATTATCCGGATATGTGGAAACGCGGCTTTTACCTGCAGCCTACCGACCGGACCGTTTTACTGAAAAGCGATTTCCTGCGCAAAGAGGCAGAATTATACATCGATTATATTTCCAAAGGCGAGGCCTTGTTTAAAAACCAGTTCATGTGCCGCACAATAAGAGAAGTTAACGAGGGCGGCGGGTACCTGAATAACTGGGTATACGAACAGGCAAAAAAATATTTTGATCAGCATAAGCTCGTATGCCTGCTGGGTGGCGACCACAGCACCCCCCTGGGACTGTACAAGGCACTGGCGGAAAAGCACGGCGAATTTGGTATTCTGCAAATTGATGCACATTGCGACCTGCGTAAGGCTTATGAGGGATTTGTATATTCCCACGCCAGCATTATGTACAATACCCTCAACGAAATTCCCGAAGTTAAAAATATTGTGCAGGTAGGCGTAAGAGATTTTGGCCAGGATGAGTGGGAATATATTAAAAACAGCGATTACAGGGTGATCACTTATTTTGATAAGGAAATAAAAGAACGCCAGTATGAAGGGGATACTTTTAGAAATATTGCTGAAGAGATCGTAAGCAAATTGCCTCAAAAAGTGCATATCAGCTTTGATATTGACGGGCTGGATCCTAAATTATGCCCGGATACCGGCACCCCTGTTCCGGGAGGTTTTGAGCTGGACCGCATGTTTTTCCTTTTTAAAAAAATACTGGAAAGCGGCCGGCAGTTAATCGGTTTTGACCTCGTTGAGATCGGTGTGGGCGAAACAGACTGGAATGCTAACGTTGGCGCGCGGGTGTTGTATAAATTATGCAGCATGCTTGCTGCCAGCAACAACTAA
- the msrA gene encoding peptide-methionine (S)-S-oxide reductase MsrA, whose protein sequence is MNQQTDTATFANGCFWCTEAIFQDVKGVKSVTSGYTDGHTKNPTYEQVCSGTTGFAEALQIVYDPAVISFDELLEIFWKTHDPTTLNRQGADVGTQYRSGIYYRNAEQQQKAEHYKTELDKSGAFDNPIVTEIKPFTIFYPAEDYHQNYFNNNENKNPYCTIVIRPKVDKFHKVFKDKLKK, encoded by the coding sequence ATGAATCAACAAACAGATACCGCAACTTTTGCTAACGGGTGCTTTTGGTGTACCGAAGCGATCTTCCAGGACGTTAAGGGCGTAAAATCAGTGACTAGTGGTTATACAGACGGGCATACAAAAAACCCGACTTATGAACAGGTATGTAGCGGCACTACCGGCTTTGCGGAAGCCCTGCAGATCGTTTACGATCCCGCTGTTATTTCTTTTGATGAATTGCTGGAGATCTTTTGGAAGACCCACGATCCTACCACCCTGAACCGCCAGGGAGCCGATGTTGGCACCCAATACCGCAGCGGCATTTATTATCGGAATGCGGAGCAGCAGCAAAAAGCGGAGCATTACAAAACCGAACTGGACAAAAGCGGCGCATTCGACAATCCTATTGTTACCGAAATAAAACCCTTCACCATTTTTTACCCTGCCGAGGATTACCACCAGAATTATTTTAATAATAATGAAAACAAGAATCCTTATTGTACTATAGTGATCCGCCCCAAAGTGGATAAATTCCATAAAGTGTTTAAGGATAAGCTGAAGAAATAA
- a CDS encoding beta-N-acetylhexosaminidase, with translation MKRFLGALLFMSAVHFANGQNQVVKIIPEPVSVQQANGNFLWDKTVVTRVEGNNADLSQTIAFFLKQINTVCGTKNTVQKSAAPGKKEFIIVLNPAEDNTIGAEGYVLKVEPNKIKLSANKPSGIFYGLQTLMQLFPPGASGAAFVKNSFQVPCVAITDYPRFGWRGLMLDVSRHFFSKEDVERYIDEMAKYKYNVFHWHLSDDQGWRIEIKSLPNLTKTGAWGVPRTGRWNSFALPQPGEKATQGGFYTQEDIREIVRYAQERFITIVPEIDVPAHSLALIASYPGLSCTQQQYAVNSGWSFYKKDDNVLCVGNDSVFLMLDKIFTELAQLFPGKYIHVGGDEAYKGFWEKCPKCQRRMQEEHLKNVEELQSYFVKRMEKMLLSKGKKLIGWDEILEGGLAPEATVMSWRGIKGGIQAAKQGHHVVMSPWDNCYLDLYQGDPAAEPPTYGLCRLSASYNYEPVPDSVDAKYILGGQGNLWSESVYDIRHAEYMTWPRALALAEVFWSPKSKKNWEGFIGRLEAQFPRMDAAHIKYARSVYDPVITAQKAENADSLQVQLATEIKGLDIYYTFDESNPDNFYPKYSGTPLVFPAGASDLKLITCRGGTPVGKQITVSKADLRKRLKK, from the coding sequence ATGAAACGGTTTCTTGGCGCGCTGCTATTTATGAGTGCAGTCCATTTTGCAAATGGACAAAATCAGGTTGTGAAAATTATTCCCGAACCGGTATCTGTTCAGCAGGCCAACGGTAATTTTTTATGGGATAAAACTGTGGTCACACGGGTAGAAGGAAATAATGCGGATCTTTCGCAAACCATTGCTTTTTTTCTGAAACAGATCAATACCGTTTGCGGAACCAAAAATACGGTGCAAAAATCAGCGGCGCCCGGTAAAAAAGAATTTATTATTGTTTTGAATCCGGCAGAAGATAATACCATTGGTGCTGAAGGTTATGTTTTAAAGGTGGAGCCCAATAAGATAAAACTCAGTGCAAACAAGCCATCGGGTATTTTTTATGGCTTGCAAACACTGATGCAATTATTTCCTCCCGGTGCGTCAGGCGCTGCTTTTGTAAAAAACTCCTTCCAGGTACCCTGCGTTGCCATTACCGATTACCCGCGTTTTGGCTGGCGCGGGTTGATGCTGGATGTAAGCCGTCACTTTTTTAGTAAAGAAGACGTAGAACGATACATTGATGAAATGGCGAAGTATAAATACAATGTTTTTCACTGGCACCTGAGCGATGACCAGGGCTGGAGGATAGAAATAAAAAGTCTGCCCAATCTCACAAAAACGGGCGCCTGGGGCGTGCCGCGCACCGGCCGGTGGAACAGCTTCGCGCTGCCGCAGCCTGGTGAAAAAGCTACGCAGGGGGGCTTTTATACCCAGGAAGACATCCGGGAAATTGTACGGTATGCACAGGAGCGTTTTATAACCATCGTTCCGGAAATCGATGTGCCGGCGCACAGCCTGGCGCTGATCGCTTCGTACCCCGGATTGTCCTGCACCCAGCAGCAATATGCTGTAAACTCCGGATGGTCCTTTTATAAGAAAGATGATAATGTTTTATGTGTGGGCAATGATTCCGTGTTCCTGATGCTGGATAAGATCTTTACTGAACTGGCACAATTGTTCCCCGGAAAATATATTCATGTGGGCGGCGATGAGGCTTATAAAGGTTTTTGGGAAAAATGCCCCAAATGTCAGCGGCGGATGCAGGAGGAGCATTTAAAGAATGTAGAGGAACTGCAAAGCTATTTTGTAAAACGCATGGAAAAGATGTTGCTGTCCAAAGGGAAAAAGCTCATCGGTTGGGATGAGATATTGGAGGGCGGACTGGCACCAGAAGCAACGGTAATGAGCTGGCGGGGCATTAAAGGCGGCATCCAGGCGGCTAAACAAGGTCATCATGTGGTAATGTCGCCCTGGGATAATTGTTACCTCGATCTGTACCAGGGCGATCCCGCTGCAGAGCCTCCTACCTATGGGCTGTGCCGATTGAGCGCTTCTTATAATTACGAACCGGTGCCGGATAGCGTGGATGCAAAGTATATCCTGGGCGGCCAGGGCAATTTGTGGAGTGAGAGTGTTTATGATATCCGCCATGCGGAATATATGACCTGGCCCCGGGCACTGGCCCTGGCGGAAGTATTTTGGAGCCCGAAATCAAAAAAGAACTGGGAGGGGTTTATTGGCAGGCTGGAAGCACAGTTTCCCCGTATGGATGCGGCGCACATAAAGTACGCCCGCAGTGTTTACGATCCGGTCATAACGGCGCAAAAGGCGGAGAATGCAGATTCACTGCAGGTACAGTTGGCTACAGAAATAAAAGGGCTGGATATTTATTACACTTTTGACGAATCGAACCCGGATAATTTTTATCCAAAATATAGTGGTACGCCGCTGGTTTTTCCCGCCGGTGCTTCCGATTTAAAACTGATCACCTGTCGTGGAGGAACGCCGGTCGGAAAGCAGATTACGGTTTCAAAAGCAGATTTGCGGAAACGATTGAAAAAATAA
- a CDS encoding Crp/Fnr family transcriptional regulator, whose product MEHFLNAIGRFSNNDINVFKEYTTIRTFNKNELLLKHGEICKSVFYILSGSFYQFQMNEVDEIVIDLHLKNEWLFNHTSLINQSPSLTSIKAFAKAEVVELSLTRLHDLISKSSAYLQLGRLFNQASERIYFFDNCLTPAQKYGHLMEAKPLAMLTFPVKMIASYLKIAPETLSRVRARC is encoded by the coding sequence ATGGAACATTTTTTAAATGCGATCGGAAGATTTTCAAATAATGATATTAACGTCTTTAAGGAGTATACAACCATAAGAACCTTTAATAAAAATGAGTTGCTTTTGAAGCACGGAGAAATCTGTAAATCTGTTTTTTATATTTTGTCCGGTTCATTTTATCAATTTCAAATGAACGAAGTTGATGAAATTGTCATTGACCTCCATCTTAAAAATGAATGGTTGTTCAATCATACAAGTCTTATCAATCAATCTCCTTCCTTAACTTCCATTAAAGCATTTGCAAAAGCAGAAGTGGTTGAGTTGTCATTGACCCGCCTGCACGATTTAATATCAAAATCCTCCGCTTATTTGCAACTGGGCCGCCTCTTCAACCAGGCATCTGAGCGCATTTATTTTTTTGATAATTGTTTAACTCCGGCTCAAAAATATGGACATCTGATGGAGGCAAAACCTCTGGCAATGCTTACGTTCCCGGTGAAAATGATTGCTTCTTATCTGAAGATCGCTCCCGAGACCTTAAGTCGTGTAAGGGCGCGTTGTTAA
- a CDS encoding bleomycin resistance protein: MLTDIHPKLPMRNRDLTIRFYVDQLGFQKFGDRDYEGYLMVKRDHIQIHFFEFKELNPAENYGQVYIRTNNIDALYQSLLAEQVPIHPAGHLETKPWGQREFSLLDPDNNLLTFGQQV, translated from the coding sequence ATGCTTACAGATATTCATCCCAAGCTGCCCATGCGTAACAGGGACCTTACGATACGGTTTTATGTTGATCAATTAGGTTTTCAAAAATTTGGAGACAGGGACTATGAAGGATACCTGATGGTTAAGCGGGATCATATTCAAATTCATTTTTTTGAATTTAAAGAGTTGAATCCTGCTGAGAATTATGGTCAGGTTTATATACGAACTAATAATATAGATGCATTGTACCAATCCTTATTAGCGGAACAGGTGCCGATTCATCCCGCAGGGCACCTGGAGACAAAACCCTGGGGGCAACGGGAATTTTCATTGCTTGATCCGGATAATAACCTGCTGACTTTTGGGCAGCAAGTGTAA